Proteins from one Pontibacter korlensis genomic window:
- a CDS encoding PorV/PorQ family protein produces MNKFFLRCLLAAMLLLIWSVADAQVSTPKYSNEFLNLGVGARALGMGNVQSAIAEDATAGYWNPAGLLRLPNKYNVSLMHSELFAGIAKNDYGSFAMPLDSSSALAVSVIRVGVDDIADTRRLQNEYGYIQYDSIRFFSVADYALLLSYARKSSLIQGLQLGASAKIIYRNVGDFADAYGFGIDAGAQLQRGSWQFGLMAKDITTTFTAWTHNVEELEEAYMQTGNDLPENTAELTLPRIILGVGKSFRFTDDLSAVLATDIDFTFDGKRNVLLKSDPMSVDPHIGLELAYANSVFVRAGLNNYQETMNFVGGTTKRIQPNFGVGIKTSGLNLDLALSRINNSESNSVGSSNTSSVIVSLGYAFD; encoded by the coding sequence ATGAATAAATTTTTTCTTCGTTGCCTGCTGGCGGCGATGCTTCTGCTTATATGGTCAGTGGCTGATGCTCAGGTATCCACCCCAAAGTATAGCAATGAGTTTCTGAACCTGGGGGTAGGTGCTCGTGCGCTGGGTATGGGTAATGTGCAGTCGGCCATAGCCGAGGATGCCACTGCCGGCTACTGGAACCCCGCCGGTTTGCTGCGCTTGCCGAACAAGTATAACGTTAGCCTGATGCACTCAGAGCTTTTTGCCGGAATTGCCAAAAATGACTACGGTAGTTTTGCCATGCCACTGGACTCCAGCAGTGCGCTGGCTGTTTCGGTTATAAGAGTAGGTGTAGATGATATTGCTGACACCCGCCGCCTGCAGAACGAGTATGGCTACATCCAGTATGACAGTATTCGTTTCTTCTCTGTAGCTGATTATGCTCTTTTGCTTTCCTACGCACGAAAGAGCAGCCTGATACAAGGGCTACAGTTAGGCGCCAGCGCCAAAATCATTTACCGCAATGTAGGCGATTTTGCCGATGCATATGGCTTTGGCATTGATGCCGGTGCTCAGTTGCAACGCGGGTCATGGCAGTTTGGTTTGATGGCCAAAGACATTACCACCACCTTCACCGCCTGGACTCATAATGTAGAGGAGCTGGAAGAGGCCTACATGCAAACAGGGAATGACTTGCCTGAGAATACTGCAGAGCTTACCCTGCCTCGGATTATACTTGGGGTTGGCAAGTCGTTTCGCTTCACAGATGACTTATCGGCTGTTTTAGCCACCGATATAGACTTTACTTTCGACGGAAAACGCAATGTGCTCCTGAAGTCCGACCCGATGTCGGTAGACCCTCATATAGGTCTGGAGCTTGCGTATGCAAACTCAGTATTTGTGCGCGCAGGCCTAAACAATTACCAAGAGACCATGAATTTTGTCGGAGGTACTACCAAACGTATTCAGCCTAATTTTGGTGTCGGAATCAAGACTAGTGGCCTGAACCTGGATCTTGCCCTATCGCGCATCAACAACAGCGAAAGTAACTCAGTCGGAAGCTCAAATACTTCTTCAGTTATAGTATCTCTGGGTTACGCATTCGATTAA
- a CDS encoding PadR family transcriptional regulator, with protein sequence MKVENTQVQMRKGILEFCILEIISRGEVYASDMLEELTAAKMIVVEGTLYPLLTRLKNAQLLEYNWVESTSGPPRKYYRLTETGKEFLEQLRNTWSELVDSTEYIIRNKKAQ encoded by the coding sequence ATGAAAGTAGAAAACACACAAGTGCAGATGAGGAAGGGAATTCTCGAATTCTGCATCCTGGAGATTATCTCTCGTGGTGAAGTTTATGCGTCCGATATGTTGGAGGAGCTCACAGCGGCCAAGATGATCGTTGTGGAGGGTACCCTCTACCCCTTGCTCACCCGCCTGAAAAACGCACAGCTTCTGGAATACAATTGGGTTGAGTCCACCTCTGGCCCACCACGAAAGTATTATCGCCTCACCGAGACCGGCAAGGAGTTTCTTGAGCAGCTCCGGAACACCTGGTCCGAATTAGTTGACTCCACTGAATACATTATCCGAAACAAGAAAGCCCAGTAA
- a CDS encoding PspC domain-containing protein, whose amino-acid sequence MKKNISINLQGIIFQIEEDGYEQLSRYLASIRTYFSNYEGHEEIVADIEARVAEIFSARVSPAKQVITQEDVQYLIMRMGNVTDFEVEEPLEEEAYTTAGAGAGTEAGAGAAYVHATAGTRKLFRDMNNKVIAGVSSGIANYLSVDPLWIRLFFVLLVLLGVVSAGVSAATGVIIYSILWIAMPESSVLPENKVRKLFRDPDDKKLAGVCSGIAKYFGVDVAVIRLLFLVSIFLGGFGILAYIVLWIAMPEAVTLTERMQMQGDPVTLAGIERTLKDNLNMRDSNGEESTLAKILLLPIRLVAQVINWLGRALGPILAFFITLIRVAAGVILLVVSIGLTVALFSTFFVSLGLIDEAQYIQIGDFPASVMLGGFPRLGLVAGFFVGLIPLILLMVLGVSLLIKRTFMKPIVGWSMFGVWLVALFTMIATIVMFSNNFRRSGEVVTSKTVPVGNIGTLTLDAYDTGLNYNRVYIEVQEGSSPDVEIVQRIEAKGKTEEEAKANARMVSYRAVLNDSTLRFDDSYEFKEGATFRDQELSLVLRLPKEKPLRLTRNFVYLLPSAALEGNYGQEKIARNTWQVSGDRLVCLTCAADTLDTESDFSSDSGEFNMDLNMDEDMSSIEMRGSVLLDEKEYSSNSRSFNFRDFNRITISGPYHVQLRQGSSYRVAVRAAKDELERMKLDQQGNELEIRTEQKYFRLFDDRKPVLIQITAPDINNIELNGAIKADIGNLKADNLKMSLSGAIQTLANLNVRNLSVDASGATISKFTGKADRFELDATGACGIDADNLEARYVDVDVTGAGVAEVYATNTLRADASGTSRIVYRGNPSDTIIDSSGPSSVRRR is encoded by the coding sequence ATGAAAAAGAATATAAGTATAAACTTGCAAGGCATAATCTTCCAGATCGAGGAAGATGGGTATGAGCAACTTAGTCGCTACCTTGCCTCTATCAGAACATACTTTTCTAACTATGAGGGGCACGAGGAGATAGTAGCCGATATTGAGGCCCGTGTGGCTGAGATCTTCTCGGCCAGAGTATCACCGGCCAAACAGGTGATTACACAGGAAGATGTGCAATACCTGATCATGCGCATGGGTAATGTAACGGATTTCGAGGTGGAGGAGCCACTGGAGGAGGAAGCCTACACAACCGCTGGCGCAGGCGCTGGAACAGAAGCAGGTGCTGGCGCAGCATATGTGCATGCCACAGCAGGTACTAGAAAGCTGTTCCGCGACATGAATAACAAAGTAATTGCCGGTGTGTCTTCTGGCATTGCCAACTACCTGAGTGTGGATCCACTCTGGATCAGGCTATTCTTTGTACTCTTGGTGCTCTTAGGAGTGGTTTCTGCTGGTGTATCGGCAGCAACAGGCGTAATCATCTATAGTATACTTTGGATTGCCATGCCCGAGAGCAGCGTACTGCCTGAAAACAAGGTCCGTAAGCTGTTCCGCGACCCGGACGACAAGAAGCTGGCTGGGGTTTGTAGCGGTATTGCCAAATACTTCGGAGTAGATGTAGCCGTAATCAGATTGCTTTTCTTGGTCTCTATCTTTCTGGGCGGCTTTGGTATACTAGCCTACATTGTGCTTTGGATTGCCATGCCCGAGGCTGTAACCCTTACGGAGCGTATGCAGATGCAGGGCGACCCGGTGACACTGGCTGGCATTGAGCGCACGCTAAAGGACAACCTGAACATGCGCGACAGTAACGGCGAGGAAAGTACACTGGCAAAAATCTTACTGTTGCCTATCCGATTAGTAGCTCAGGTTATCAACTGGCTGGGCAGAGCACTTGGCCCCATTTTGGCCTTCTTCATTACCCTGATTCGTGTGGCGGCCGGTGTTATACTCCTGGTGGTTTCTATTGGCCTAACTGTTGCCCTCTTCTCCACTTTTTTTGTATCTCTTGGTTTGATTGATGAGGCGCAGTACATTCAAATTGGTGATTTCCCAGCCTCCGTTATGCTCGGAGGCTTTCCCAGGCTCGGATTGGTGGCAGGCTTCTTTGTAGGTCTTATTCCGCTGATACTATTGATGGTGTTAGGAGTAAGCTTGCTGATCAAGAGAACCTTCATGAAGCCAATTGTTGGCTGGTCGATGTTCGGTGTGTGGCTGGTAGCCCTGTTCACTATGATCGCTACCATCGTTATGTTCAGCAACAACTTCCGACGTAGCGGAGAAGTAGTCACAAGTAAAACAGTACCAGTGGGTAATATAGGCACCCTCACCCTCGATGCCTATGATACAGGCCTGAACTACAACAGAGTATACATCGAAGTACAGGAAGGCAGTAGCCCTGATGTGGAGATTGTGCAGCGCATTGAAGCAAAAGGCAAAACAGAGGAAGAGGCCAAGGCAAATGCCCGTATGGTTTCTTACCGCGCTGTACTTAACGACTCTACCTTACGCTTTGACGACAGCTATGAGTTTAAAGAAGGAGCCACTTTCCGGGATCAGGAACTTAGCCTGGTGCTGCGGTTACCAAAGGAGAAGCCACTGCGCTTAACACGCAACTTCGTTTACCTGCTTCCGAGCGCAGCTTTGGAAGGCAACTATGGCCAGGAGAAAATAGCCCGCAATACGTGGCAGGTAAGCGGCGACCGCTTAGTTTGCCTTACCTGTGCCGCTGATACGCTCGATACTGAAAGTGACTTTAGCAGTGATAGCGGCGAGTTTAACATGGATCTCAATATGGATGAAGATATGAGCTCCATCGAAATGCGTGGCAGTGTATTATTAGATGAAAAGGAGTACAGCAGCAATTCCCGCTCTTTCAACTTCCGCGACTTTAACCGCATCACCATCAGCGGGCCTTACCACGTGCAACTACGCCAGGGTAGCAGCTACCGTGTAGCTGTGCGTGCAGCGAAAGATGAGTTAGAGCGCATGAAGCTGGACCAGCAGGGAAACGAGCTTGAAATCAGGACAGAGCAGAAATATTTCCGTCTGTTCGATGACAGAAAACCGGTGCTGATTCAGATTACAGCTCCAGATATCAATAACATTGAACTGAATGGGGCTATAAAAGCAGATATAGGTAACCTTAAAGCTGATAACCTTAAGATGAGTCTTTCAGGCGCCATTCAAACTTTGGCAAACTTGAATGTACGCAACCTGAGTGTAGACGCCTCTGGAGCCACTATCAGCAAGTTTACAGGCAAGGCTGATCGCTTTGAGCTGGACGCTACCGGTGCATGCGGTATAGATGCAGACAACCTGGAAGCCCGCTATGTAGATGTAGACGTAACCGGTGCAGGCGTAGCCGAAGTCTATGCAACCAATACCCTGCGTGCCGATGCCTCCGGCACCAGCCGCATCGTATACCGCGGCAACCCATCCGACACGATCATTGATAGTTCGGGGCCTAGCAGCGTAAGACGACGTTAA
- a CDS encoding DUF5694 domain-containing protein — protein sequence MRKTAQLRLSLLILVACAGPETITNSNGNVQTDSTDKVQIMLLGTFHFNQFHNAGNPASNFFSEQRQQEIAEVNQALKAFAPDMIMIEREPKTQATHDSLYQLYLNGELNPEEVENGAGEVYQLAFKLAKSLGQEKLHCVDYNESTSQGLLSSGDNIEVFQNGLQHFQQTTRGATSKFMEGQTTFMEFLYFMNKPEIVQLSHQQFYNLPAYVQNGSFKSYEGLNRSTIDTTQIGAEFIALFYERNLKIYSNILNAQVKHKGKRILLIMGQTHIGVLQNIIKNNPNYEIVSTNLYLKEKEV from the coding sequence ATGAGAAAAACAGCTCAACTACGCCTGTCACTCCTGATACTTGTTGCCTGTGCGGGTCCTGAAACAATTACCAACAGTAACGGCAACGTGCAAACAGATAGTACCGACAAAGTTCAGATCATGCTGTTGGGCACCTTTCACTTCAATCAGTTTCATAATGCAGGCAACCCTGCCAGTAATTTCTTTAGCGAACAGCGGCAGCAGGAAATAGCCGAGGTGAACCAAGCTTTGAAGGCTTTTGCTCCTGATATGATCATGATTGAGCGAGAGCCAAAAACGCAGGCAACTCATGACAGCCTCTATCAATTGTATTTGAATGGAGAACTGAATCCAGAGGAGGTAGAAAACGGAGCAGGTGAAGTCTATCAGCTTGCTTTCAAGCTAGCTAAGAGCTTGGGCCAGGAGAAGCTGCACTGCGTGGATTATAACGAAAGCACCTCACAAGGCCTCCTAAGCTCTGGCGACAACATAGAGGTATTCCAGAACGGGCTGCAACATTTCCAGCAAACGACTAGAGGTGCTACCAGTAAATTTATGGAGGGCCAAACGACCTTTATGGAGTTTCTTTACTTCATGAACAAGCCAGAGATAGTTCAGCTATCGCACCAGCAGTTTTACAACCTCCCGGCTTATGTCCAGAATGGCTCTTTTAAAAGTTATGAAGGGCTTAACAGGAGCACGATTGACACTACACAGATTGGAGCAGAGTTTATTGCGCTGTTTTACGAACGCAACCTGAAGATATATTCTAACATCTTAAATGCGCAAGTAAAGCACAAAGGCAAAAGAATACTGCTCATTATGGGCCAAACTCATATAGGCGTACTGCAAAATATTATTAAGAACAACCCTAACTATGAAATTGTGAGCACCAACTTATACTTGAAAGAGAAAGAAGTATAG
- a CDS encoding CCA tRNA nucleotidyltransferase, whose translation MDKVQLPEHPIFKVVAEAADELGVDAYVIGGFVRDLVLKRPSKDIDIVCVGDGIVLATQVAQKLPHKPKVSVFKNFGTAMLRAGEWEVEFVGARKESYREHSRKPEVEQGTLDDDLKRRDFTINALGISLNGDSYGTLIDEFEGLKDMRRQIIRTPLEPGITFSDDPLRMMRAIRFASQLGFDIDPDTFDAITDNKERIKIVSQERITDELNKIILSPVPSYGFKLLFASGLLHLIFPKMVELQGVETINGNSHKDNFYHTLQVLDNVAQVSDDLWLRWSAIMHDIAKPDTKRYHPKAGWTFHGHEDRGARMVPRLFRDLKLPLNEHMKFVQKLVRLHLRPIALVKETVTDSAIRRLLFEAGDDIDALMKLCRADITSKNDIKVKRYLQNFDKVEKRLVEVEESDKLRNFQPVITGEIIMETFGLKPSKAVGEIKEALTEAILEGKVKNEFEEAYTFMLNLGEQKGLEVVSNKAVQGKGE comes from the coding sequence ATGGATAAAGTACAGTTACCCGAGCACCCTATTTTTAAAGTTGTAGCCGAGGCCGCTGACGAATTGGGCGTAGATGCCTATGTGATAGGTGGTTTTGTAAGGGACCTGGTACTGAAAAGGCCATCAAAAGATATTGACATAGTATGCGTAGGCGACGGGATAGTATTGGCAACGCAAGTGGCACAAAAGCTGCCTCACAAACCTAAGGTATCTGTTTTTAAGAATTTTGGTACTGCCATGCTGCGTGCTGGAGAGTGGGAGGTGGAGTTTGTAGGCGCGCGCAAAGAATCCTACCGGGAACATTCACGAAAGCCTGAGGTGGAACAGGGCACACTGGATGATGACCTGAAGCGTCGCGACTTTACCATCAATGCCTTAGGAATAAGCCTGAACGGGGACAGCTACGGTACTCTAATCGATGAGTTTGAAGGCTTGAAGGACATGCGCCGGCAGATTATTCGTACTCCTCTGGAGCCTGGCATTACTTTTTCTGACGATCCCCTGCGCATGATGCGCGCTATTCGCTTTGCCTCTCAGCTGGGCTTTGATATTGACCCCGATACCTTTGATGCTATCACTGATAATAAGGAACGCATCAAAATTGTGTCCCAGGAGCGAATAACTGATGAGCTAAACAAGATTATACTTTCACCGGTGCCTAGCTATGGTTTTAAGCTGCTGTTCGCCTCAGGGCTGCTGCACCTGATCTTCCCGAAAATGGTGGAGCTACAGGGGGTGGAAACCATCAATGGCAACTCTCATAAAGACAACTTCTACCATACATTGCAGGTGCTGGATAACGTGGCCCAGGTGTCGGATGACCTGTGGCTGCGTTGGTCGGCTATTATGCACGACATTGCGAAACCAGATACAAAACGCTATCACCCAAAGGCCGGCTGGACCTTCCACGGCCATGAAGACCGCGGTGCCCGTATGGTGCCTCGTTTGTTCCGCGATCTGAAACTGCCACTGAATGAGCACATGAAGTTTGTGCAAAAGCTTGTGCGCCTGCACCTGAGGCCTATTGCCCTGGTAAAGGAAACAGTGACTGACTCTGCGATACGCAGGCTCCTGTTTGAAGCTGGCGACGACATTGATGCGCTCATGAAGCTTTGCCGTGCCGACATCACTTCCAAGAACGATATCAAAGTAAAGCGCTACCTGCAAAACTTCGATAAGGTGGAGAAGCGACTGGTAGAGGTGGAGGAAAGCGATAAACTACGCAACTTCCAGCCTGTAATCACTGGCGAAATCATTATGGAAACCTTTGGGCTGAAGCCATCTAAAGCAGTAGGTGAAATTAAGGAGGCGCTGACGGAGGCAATTCTGGAAGGAAAGGTGAAAAACGAGTTCGAAGAGGCCTATACTTTTATGTTGAATCTGGGTGAGCAGAAGGGACTGGAGGTTGTAAGCAATAAAGCTGTTCAAGGAAAAGGAGAGTAG
- a CDS encoding L-threonylcarbamoyladenylate synthase, with protein sequence MNQLIKEVQAAEEEVLLGNVVLYPTDTVWGIGCDAESADAVRKIFKIKEREESKAMILLVADQEMLQRYVKDLPEGFEEMVKQQERPTTYVFSSPQNLPKEVIAEDGTVAIRVVQNDEFCHRLIRQVGRPIVSTSANISGQPSPKTFADVSDTIKKRVDFVVNWRQDDDMASKPSRIVKIEADGKLTVLRE encoded by the coding sequence ATGAACCAGTTAATAAAAGAGGTGCAGGCGGCAGAGGAGGAAGTACTGCTCGGAAATGTGGTCCTGTACCCGACCGATACGGTTTGGGGAATAGGCTGCGATGCCGAAAGTGCCGATGCAGTACGCAAGATTTTCAAGATAAAGGAGCGGGAAGAGTCGAAAGCCATGATTTTGCTCGTGGCTGACCAAGAAATGCTGCAGCGTTACGTAAAAGACTTGCCTGAGGGATTTGAGGAGATGGTGAAGCAGCAGGAACGCCCTACTACCTATGTCTTTTCTTCACCGCAAAACTTACCCAAGGAGGTTATAGCAGAAGATGGTACCGTTGCCATACGTGTGGTACAGAATGATGAGTTTTGCCACCGTCTTATCAGGCAGGTAGGCAGGCCAATTGTATCTACTTCTGCCAACATTAGCGGGCAGCCTTCTCCTAAAACCTTTGCTGATGTAAGCGATACTATAAAAAAGCGTGTCGATTTTGTGGTAAACTGGCGGCAGGACGATGATATGGCCTCAAAGCCATCCCGTATCGTAAAAATAGAAGCCGACGGTAAGCTTACTGTGTTGCGTGAGTAG
- the mce gene encoding methylmalonyl-CoA epimerase: MKNVEHIGIAVRDFSEANALYYKLLGVEPYKTEYVESEGVNTSFFKVGETKIELLEGTTPESAISKFIEKRGEGIHHIAFEVEDIYDEMERLKKEGFVLLNEQPKKGADNKLVCFVHPKSANGVLIELTQEIR, translated from the coding sequence ATGAAAAACGTAGAACATATAGGAATAGCTGTTAGGGATTTCAGCGAGGCCAATGCACTATACTACAAACTGCTGGGCGTAGAGCCTTATAAAACAGAGTATGTGGAGTCAGAGGGGGTAAATACCTCCTTCTTTAAAGTAGGTGAAACAAAGATAGAATTGCTCGAAGGCACCACCCCCGAAAGCGCTATAAGCAAGTTTATAGAGAAACGGGGCGAAGGCATTCATCACATTGCCTTTGAGGTAGAAGATATATATGATGAGATGGAGCGGCTGAAAAAAGAAGGCTTTGTTTTATTAAATGAGCAGCCTAAAAAGGGGGCCGATAACAAGCTGGTTTGCTTTGTGCACCCGAAGAGCGCCAACGGTGTTTTGATTGAGCTTACGCAGGAGATCAGGTAA